A stretch of Triticum aestivum cultivar Chinese Spring chromosome 1D, IWGSC CS RefSeq v2.1, whole genome shotgun sequence DNA encodes these proteins:
- the LOC123180252 gene encoding uncharacterized protein isoform X2 — translation MAETRQIGATGVVRARWIARPSRIRHEGYFAGGVRCGSGVAGQGGAAERAGGRGRGSSAGEPRGGAGQCRRHGAWWRGSGGGLAARGCDRLHDCDLGDLVEHCVPRLHWCFSGVTIKLQQFCDCRIQQGYMTDVGDHFTPGLHCVSGEDKRATQKSRHETR, via the exons ATGGCGGAGACGCGGCAGATCGGCGCGACAGGTGTTGTGCGGGCGCGCTGGATCGCTAGGCCGTCGCGGATCCGGCACGAGGGCTATTTCGCGGGCGGGGTGCGCTGCGGCTCGGGCGTGGCCGGGCAGGGTGGCGCTGCGGAGCGCGCAGGAGGCCGCGGGCGCGGTTCATCTGCGGGTGAGCCGCGAGGTGGTGCGGGGCAATGCAGGAGGCATGGAGCATGGTGgaggggctcgggcggcggcttggCTGCGAGAGGGTGCGATAG ACTTCATGACTGTGACTTGGGAGATTTGGTCGAACATTGTGTTCCACGCTTACATTGGTGCTTTTCTGGAGTAACGATCAAGCTGCAACAGTTTTGTGACTGCAGAATCCAGCAGG GCTACATGACTGACGTGGGAGACCATTTTACTCCAGGCTTGCATT GTGTCTCGGGAGAAGATAAACGTGCTACACAGAAATCAAGACACGAAACACGTTGA
- the LOC123180252 gene encoding uncharacterized protein isoform X1, whose protein sequence is MAETRQIGATGVVRARWIARPSRIRHEGYFAGGVRCGSGVAGQGGAAERAGGRGRGSSAGEPRGGAGQCRRHGAWWRGSGGGLAARGCDRLHDCDLGDLVEHCVPRLHWCFSGVTIKLQQFCDCRIQQGYMTDVGDHFTPGLHCEYCDCRIQWGVSGEDKRATQKSRHETR, encoded by the exons ATGGCGGAGACGCGGCAGATCGGCGCGACAGGTGTTGTGCGGGCGCGCTGGATCGCTAGGCCGTCGCGGATCCGGCACGAGGGCTATTTCGCGGGCGGGGTGCGCTGCGGCTCGGGCGTGGCCGGGCAGGGTGGCGCTGCGGAGCGCGCAGGAGGCCGCGGGCGCGGTTCATCTGCGGGTGAGCCGCGAGGTGGTGCGGGGCAATGCAGGAGGCATGGAGCATGGTGgaggggctcgggcggcggcttggCTGCGAGAGGGTGCGATAG ACTTCATGACTGTGACTTGGGAGATTTGGTCGAACATTGTGTTCCACGCTTACATTGGTGCTTTTCTGGAGTAACGATCAAGCTGCAACAGTTTTGTGACTGCAGAATCCAGCAGG GCTACATGACTGACGTGGGAGACCATTTTACTCCAGGCTTGCATTGTGAGTACTGTGACTGCAGAATTCAGTGGG GTGTCTCGGGAGAAGATAAACGTGCTACACAGAAATCAAGACACGAAACACGTTGA
- the LOC123180253 gene encoding uncharacterized protein At4g08330, chloroplastic-like, which produces MFPAPAHTHLTWMRSARPHTLSHLPTSGLALMAIYITSVDLPFDTRQIRKQSGRHRQAEQLADRSMEFDKRTGTPSPLLPRSASTVTYCCGRCGYDLKLSSSARDTAGIVGAGAGGARRRGWRSAAVVVFDAIDDARFGHLDEFRCLDLRARRLFARRTRLLCRKCGAHVGFGYDDNTTATRPPRYHIKIRALHPASSDDAFSGAATPPPPSHAPADPRS; this is translated from the exons ATGTTCCCCGCGCCCGCCCACACCCACCTGACCTGGATGCGGTCGGCGCGACCCCACACACTCTCCCACCTTCCCACCTCGGGCCTTGCCCTAATGGCTATATATATAACCTCCGTCGATCTCCCATTCGACACCAGACAAATCAGGAAACAAAGTGGCAGACATAGACAAGCAGAGCAGCTCGCGGATCGATCCATGGAGTTCGACAAGCGCACGGGGACGCCTTCTCCCCTTCTCCCCCGGAGCGCCTCCACCGTCACCTACTG CTGCGGGCGGTGcgggtacgacctgaagctgagcTCGTCGGCGCGGGACACGGCGGGCATCGTGGGGGCCGGCgcgggcggggcgaggcggcggggctggcggagCGCGGCGGTGGTGGTGTTCGACGCCATCGACGACGCGCGCTTCGGCCACCTCGACGAGTTCCGCTGCCTCGACCTGCGCGCGCGCCGCCTCTTCGCGCGCCGCACGCGCCTGCTCTGCCGCAAGTGCGGCGCCCACGTCGGCTTCGGCTACGACGACAACACCACCGCCACCAGGCCGCCGCGGTACCACATCAAGATCCGCGCCCTCCACCCCGCCTCCTCCGACGACGCCTTCTccggcgccgccacgccgccgccgccgtcccacgCGCCGGCGGATCCGCGATCTTGA
- the LOC123180254 gene encoding uncharacterized protein At4g08330, chloroplastic — MEKPPIPSIISTVTYCCGACGYDLRLSSLARDTAGGAGARRRCVGAAEVVFDAIDDARFGHLEEFRWLDVRACLPFSRRTRLLCRKCGARLGYGYDDTAAADRPPRYHIKIRALQPAPGPASDHAAPSDP, encoded by the exons ATGGAGAAGCCGCCGATCCCGAGCATCATCTCCACCGTCACCTACTG CTGCGGGGCGTGCGGGTACGACCTGAGGCTGAGCTCGCTGGCGCGGGACACGGCGGGCGGCGCTGGCGCGAGGCGGCGGTGCGTGGGCGCGGCGGAGGTGGTGTTCGACGCCATCGACGACGCGCGCTTCGGCCACCTGGAGGAGTTCCGGTGGCTGGACGTGCGCGCCTGCCTCCCCTTCTCGCGCCGCACGCGCCTGCTCTGCCGCAAGTGCGGCGCCCGCCTCGGCTACGGCTACGacgacaccgccgccgccgaccgcccgccGCGCTACCACATCAAGATCCGGGCCCTCCAGCCCGCCCCCGGTCCCGCCTCGGACCACGCGGCGCCGTCCGATCCGTGA